The Punica granatum isolate Tunisia-2019 unplaced genomic scaffold, ASM765513v2 Contig00403, whole genome shotgun sequence genome includes a window with the following:
- the LOC116190240 gene encoding transmembrane protein 230-like: MASRRHVRYSRLPVEDVDDDFDGKYDPRFDYMPGSLDKVPWKSIALALFLLSLGSLLLFLGFFILTGHMGGEKSQAYGLLALGFITFLPGFYETRVAYYAWRGAKGYRFALIPDY; encoded by the exons ATGGCTTCAAGGCGACATGTTCGATACAGCCGTCTTCCCGTTGAGGATGTGGATGATGATTTTGATGGAAAATACGATCCTCGGTTCGACTACATGCCTGGGTCCCTTGATAAAGTTCCATGGAAATCCATTGCCCTTGCATTGTTCCTTCTCTCTCTGGGGTCGTTGCTTCTCTTTCTCGGATTCTTCATCTTGACCGGACACATGGGTGGGGAAAAGTCCCAGGCCTATGGTCTCTTGGCCCTCGGATTCATCACCTTTCTCCCAG GCTTTTATGAAACCCGAGTTGCATATTATGCCTGGCGAGGAGCTAAGGGATACCGATTTGCTTTGATTCCCGATTACTAA